The following coding sequences lie in one Rutidosis leptorrhynchoides isolate AG116_Rl617_1_P2 chromosome 4, CSIRO_AGI_Rlap_v1, whole genome shotgun sequence genomic window:
- the LOC139845579 gene encoding PTI1-like tyrosine-protein kinase At3g15890, translated as MDFRSMFCCGGGFNRKQSKKQSTWRIFSLKELHAATNNFNYDNKLGEGGFGSVYWGQLWDGSQIAVKRLKVYSNKAEMEFAVEVEILARVRHKNLLSLRGYCAEGQERLIVYDYMPNLSLLSHLHGQHSAESQLSWNRRMNIALGSAEGIVYLHHHAAPHIIHRDIKASNVLLDADFNAQVADFGFAKLIPDGATHVTTRVKGTLGYLAPEYAMLGKASESCDVYSFGILLLELASGKKPIEKIDSTTRRSITEWALPLVCQKKFNEIADPKLNGDYSVEEMKRVTLVGLTCARSQPEKRPTILEVVELLKGESKVKLADLENDELFIAPHGANYNSDEVSVADDDSSDFVSEERKPEIETVGTNRS; from the exons ATGGATTTCCGGTCGATGTTTTGTTGCGGTGGTGGATTCAATCG GAAACAGAGCAAGAAACAGTCAACATGGAGGATATTTTCATTAAAGGAATTGCATGCTGCTACCaacaattttaattatgataataagcTTGGTGAAGGTGGTTTTGGTAGTGTTTATTGGGGACAGCTTTGGGATGGATCTCAA ATTGCAGTTAAGAGATTAAAAGTTTACAGCAACAAAGCAGAGATGGAGTTTGCTGTTGAGGTTGAAATACTCGCACGAGTTAGACACAAGAATCTACTCAGTTTACGTGGCTATTGTGCAGAAGGCCAAGAACGTTTAATTGTGTATGATTACATGCCTAATCTCAGTTTACTCTCACATCTTCATGGTCAACACTCTGCTGAAAGCCAACTGTCTTGGAATCGACGGATGAATATAGCTCTCGGTTCTGCGGAAGGAATCGT CTATTTGCATCATCATGCTGCACCACACATAATACACAGAGATATCAAAGCGAGCAACGTGTTGCTAGATGCAGATTTTAATGCCCAAGTGGCTGATTTCGGGTTTGCAAAGCTAATCCCAGATGGTGCAACCCATGTGACCACTAGGGTCAAGGGCACACTCGGGTACCTAGCGCCAGAATACGCGATGCTTGGAAAAGCGTCCGAAAGTTGTGATGTTTACAGTTTTGGTATACTTTTACTTGAGTTAGCTAGTGGCAAGAAACCAATTGAAAAAATAGATTCAACAACAAGAAGGTCAATTACAGAGTGGGCTTTGCCATTGGTGTGTCAAAAAAAGTTTAACGAAATTGCGGATCCAAAATTGAACGGGGATTATTCTGTTGAAGAGATGAAACGGGTCACTCTTGTTGGGCTTACTTGTGCTCGAAGTCAACCTGAAAAAAGACCGACGATTCTTGAAGTGGTTGAGTTGTTAAAGGGAGAATCGAAAGTGAAGCTTGCGGATTTAGAGAATGATGAGTTGTTTATTGCTCCACACGGTGCTAATTACAACAGTGATGAAGTATCAGTTGCAGATGATGATAGTTCTGATTTTGTTTCAGAGGAACGAAAACCAGAAATTGAAACTGTCGGGACTAATAGAAGTTAA
- the LOC139842897 gene encoding palmitoyl-monogalactosyldiacylglycerol delta-7 desaturase, chloroplastic-like has translation MVLSTPQFTTKLFPKLHSTCAPSHPYSKNKLVLHTRTSIIITHKNYIRFPLQMVNVTPENGIQGSVIILDDAVVKRPKETYRGKKWKDLDLVTVGAVLGMHLLCGFAPFTFTWEALKVAVGLDLMIRLLGVNFSYHRHLSHRSFKIPKWLEYTFAYCGVQSLQGNPIDWVRIHRYHHQYCDTERDPHTPIKGFWFSHMTWMFDTENITKNMREGPNNVKDLEKQSFYRFMRRTYIAHPIALALLLYTFGGLPFIVWGMGVRTVWGYHITWLVNSVCHGWGDQAWNTQDVSLNNRWVGIIGFGDGWHNNHHAFSYSARHGLEWWQIDVTWYLIRFLEIIGVASNVKLPTPSDIQRRTITNRTL, from the exons ATGGTGTTGTCAACTCCACAATTTACCACCAAGTTATTTCCAAAACTTCACTCAACATGTGCACCATCTCACCCTTATTCCAAAAACAAGCTAGTTTTACACACAAGAACAAGTATCATTATCACCCACAAGAACTATATAAGATTCCCATTACAAATGGTCAATGTGACACCCGAAAATGGTATACAAGGAAGTGTTATAATTTTGGATGATGCGGTGGTTAAGCGACCGAAAGAAACTTATCGCGGTAAGAAATGGAAAGACTTGGACTTGGTGACAGTTGGAGCAGTTTTGGGTATGCATTTGTTATGTGGCTTTGCTCCATTTACCTTCACTTGGGAAGCTTTAAAGGTTGCAGTTGGTTTGGATCTCATGATTCGCCTTCTTGGAGTTAATTTTTCGTaccatagacatctatcacatagaaGTTTCAAGATCCCAAAATGGCTTGAATATACATTTGCTTATTGTGGGGTTCAATCTCTTCAG GGGAACCCGATAGATTGGGTGAGAATACATCGATATCATCATCAGTATTGTGATACAGAGAGAGACCCACATACACCGATCAAAGGATTTTGGTTTAGTCATATGACTTGGATGTTTGATACCGAAAACATTACAAAAAATAtg CGTGAAGGGCCGAATAATGTCAAGGATTTGGAGAAACAATCATTTTATAGGTTTATGAGAAGGACGTATATCGCACATCCTATAGCACTCGCTCTTCTTCTATATACATTTGGAGGTCTACCCTTCATTGTTTGGGGAATG GGGGTGAGGACAGTGTGGGGGTATCACATTACATGGCTAGTGAACTCAGTTTGTCATGGATGGGGAGATCAAGCATGGAACACACAAGATGTTTCTCTTAACAATCG GTGGGTTGGGATAATAGGATTTGGAGATGGATGGCACAACAATCATCACGCGTTTAGTTACTCGGCAAGACACGGTCTAGAATGGTGGCAAATCGATGTTACGTGGTATTTGATTCGTTTTCTTGAGATAATTGGGGTGGCTTCTAATGTTAAATTGCCAACTCCAAGTGATATTCAAAGAAGAACAATTACTAATAGAACTCTGTAA